In Planctomycetota bacterium, a single window of DNA contains:
- a CDS encoding DUF1080 domain-containing protein gives MPVSSPEEHAMTSPRTGGRWIAALIVVVACGATSSHAEEGFTPLFDGKGLAGWQGDVNGYEVVDGEIRCRKGAGGKLLTTGEYGDFVLRFDFRLTPGANNGLGIRAPVDGDAAFVGMELQILDDGHEKYKTIAPWQAHGSVYGVVAAKRGALKPTGEWNSQEVTVQGSKIKVVLNGQTIVDADIAEFRDGKATLDGKEHSGLKRTTGHVGFLGHGDEVHFREIRIRPLAKG, from the coding sequence ATGCCTGTTTCATCCCCCGAGGAGCATGCGATGACGAGCCCCCGGACCGGCGGACGATGGATTGCGGCGCTGATCGTCGTGGTGGCGTGTGGCGCGACCTCGTCGCACGCCGAGGAAGGGTTCACGCCCTTGTTCGACGGCAAGGGCCTCGCCGGCTGGCAGGGGGACGTGAACGGCTACGAGGTGGTCGACGGTGAGATCCGCTGCCGCAAGGGGGCCGGCGGCAAGCTCCTCACCACGGGGGAGTACGGCGACTTCGTCCTCCGCTTCGACTTCCGGCTCACACCCGGTGCCAACAACGGCCTCGGGATCCGGGCGCCCGTCGATGGTGACGCCGCGTTCGTCGGCATGGAGCTGCAGATCCTCGACGACGGCCACGAGAAGTACAAAACGATCGCCCCCTGGCAGGCGCACGGCTCGGTCTACGGCGTGGTCGCCGCGAAGCGTGGTGCCCTGAAGCCGACCGGTGAGTGGAACAGCCAGGAGGTCACCGTCCAGGGCTCGAAGATCAAGGTCGTCCTCAACGGCCAGACGATCGTCGACGCCGACATCGCCGAGTTCCGTGACGGCAAGGCGACGCTCGACGGCAAGGAGCACTCCGGCCTGAAGCGGACCACCGGCCACGTCGGGTTCCTCGGCCACGGCGACGAGGTCCACTTCCGCGAGATCCGCATCCGCCCCTTGGCCAAGGGCTGA
- a CDS encoding DUF1080 domain-containing protein: MAHVDASRVPRGTVFAPLVFGLVAVVAAAQESADPRMAAVTQAADARIAAMVSADPKALADHLSPDLRYAHSNGSVDTRASLLELIASGRSKYLAIETLDRSFTFPTDTIALESGKARFRVDSPTGMIDNVLSYLATWRLEEGRWRFLAWQSARMPQPLVPSGFTPLFNGIDLAGWRGRPHLDPAAEAALSAADRTAKQAEWNADLARHWKVEGGEIVSDGEGVFLTTDRDYGDFELHLEWLLPDACADSGIYLRGNPQVQIWDPDCERDFKHGGDKGSGGLWNNPGDTPGRFPLVRADAPTGQWNTMRIRMQGDRVAVVLNGRLVVDDAPLANFFAKGQPLPATGPIQIQTHGAPMRVRNVCLRELPTLEGSGPGWRDLGADDFENVNGEPGTWTWTGGLVHCTGRPVGVIRTKKQVKNLEMSLEWRHLTDGGNSGVFLWAPPAVLENLPPGRLPPGGIEVQVLDHGYTRRYEKSSGKKADWFTTDGDVFPVGSSDMTPFPPAAPGGKRSFPSARHSRGTPEWNHYYIRAIDGEVRLWVNGHEVSGGTGCKPAEGHLCLESEGAPVEFRRLRIRELP; this comes from the coding sequence ATGGCCCACGTCGACGCTTCCCGCGTGCCGCGGGGAACGGTGTTCGCGCCGCTGGTGTTCGGCCTCGTCGCGGTGGTCGCCGCAGCGCAGGAATCCGCCGATCCGCGAATGGCGGCGGTCACGCAGGCAGCCGATGCCCGGATTGCCGCGATGGTGTCGGCAGACCCGAAGGCCTTGGCCGACCACCTCTCCCCCGATCTCCGCTACGCCCACTCCAACGGCTCGGTCGACACGCGCGCGTCGTTGCTCGAACTGATCGCGTCGGGGAGGAGCAAGTACCTCGCGATCGAGACACTCGACCGCTCGTTCACGTTCCCCACCGACACCATCGCGCTGGAGTCGGGCAAGGCCCGGTTCCGGGTCGACTCCCCCACCGGGATGATCGACAACGTCCTCTCCTACCTGGCCACATGGCGCCTCGAGGAGGGGCGGTGGCGGTTCCTCGCCTGGCAGTCGGCGCGGATGCCGCAGCCGCTCGTGCCGTCGGGGTTCACACCGCTGTTCAACGGCATCGATCTGGCCGGCTGGCGCGGTCGCCCGCACCTCGATCCCGCCGCCGAGGCAGCGCTCTCCGCCGCCGACCGGACCGCCAAGCAGGCGGAGTGGAACGCCGATCTGGCCCGTCACTGGAAGGTCGAGGGGGGGGAGATCGTCAGCGACGGAGAAGGGGTGTTCCTGACCACCGACCGCGACTACGGCGACTTCGAGCTGCACCTGGAGTGGCTGCTGCCCGACGCCTGTGCCGACAGCGGGATCTACCTGCGCGGCAATCCCCAGGTGCAGATCTGGGATCCGGATTGCGAGCGTGATTTCAAGCATGGCGGCGACAAGGGGTCGGGCGGCCTGTGGAACAACCCCGGCGACACTCCCGGGCGGTTCCCGCTGGTCCGCGCCGACGCTCCCACCGGCCAGTGGAACACGATGCGGATCCGGATGCAGGGCGACCGCGTCGCCGTCGTCCTCAACGGCCGGCTCGTCGTCGACGACGCCCCGCTTGCCAACTTCTTCGCCAAGGGGCAGCCGCTCCCCGCGACCGGGCCGATCCAGATCCAGACGCATGGCGCGCCGATGCGCGTGCGCAACGTCTGCCTCCGCGAACTGCCCACGCTCGAGGGCTCCGGGCCCGGCTGGCGCGACCTCGGGGCCGACGACTTCGAGAACGTCAACGGTGAGCCGGGCACGTGGACATGGACCGGTGGTCTCGTCCACTGCACCGGCCGCCCCGTGGGGGTGATCCGCACGAAGAAACAGGTCAAAAACCTGGAAATGTCGCTCGAATGGCGCCACCTCACCGACGGTGGCAATTCCGGCGTGTTCCTCTGGGCGCCGCCTGCGGTGCTCGAAAACCTCCCCCCGGGGCGGTTGCCGCCCGGCGGCATCGAGGTCCAGGTCCTCGACCATGGCTACACGCGCCGCTACGAGAAGTCGTCGGGCAAGAAGGCCGACTGGTTCACGACCGACGGCGACGTCTTTCCGGTGGGCTCGTCCGACATGACGCCGTTCCCGCCGGCGGCCCCCGGGGGCAAGCGGAGCTTCCCCTCAGCACGGCACTCGCGCGGCACGCCGGAGTGGAACCACTACTACATCCGCGCGATCGACGGCGAAGTCCGCCTGTGGGTCAACGGCCACGAGGTCTCGGGCGGCACCGGCTGCAAGCCGGCCGAGGGGCACCTGTGCCTGGAGTCGGAGGGCGCCCCGGTGGAGTTTCGGCGCCTGCGGATCCGGGAGCTCCCCTGA